A genomic region of Glycine max cultivar Williams 82 chromosome 15, Glycine_max_v4.0, whole genome shotgun sequence contains the following coding sequences:
- the LOC102665237 gene encoding uncharacterized protein, producing MASKSNLKTTPPDPMISSGQTLIPAIRRRRCKHRNPGIAVAFRLRGAHKKHSASNNSSPVNFWKGLLKNTEAEASARKLVAGLWQWRFLNGDVLRYSPSSKYQLANGNVKITFPHRRLNCGEKLKEIKDQQMKPITILRSRNGLRCELESSMQCLKCSKEEATKWNTALNNNEACNKFNMLHGMKHVEEKQIVGDCYFGVTNLLELLRAQRSINELKATQKSSKKTVEQFLQNLEDKRVSQKCRECLKIGTMLDNIKDKLAREKRSRERMELFNTKLVHELAKTKISAKQYMTNYKKEKRERKLIEEVCNELAMQVREDTAKLEVLLSDSVKICKEVEEEREMMEMAELWREERVQMKLADVQFLLEDKYNQMVQLIAFLQVFLRSRGAELDTTELEDAELIKQVVESVNIKRILELSYDFSKSDDTVSTFEELRKENTEEGKIKPCYSHTTLTSPMSTIYIENLDEELNESSILHHNSPSSDYNFGLEPTNYSLETIGYIEDRKFSSMPQRGDTYSVNVNYQDKDLLGSEKACLESLKTGVNGECSVSIGDLKRKVCLTSKQLRSCSNNGGITISSTKCSQHRRLGDDGWHKQKECNHRLPTSSIQCQGSVEGSFKHSELLEQGNSTYNNTNPHIIRGMRGCTEWPRGIPKSSFEVTPFGKERKAKNIGYT from the exons ATGGCGTCCAAGTCCAACCTCAAAACTACTCCACCCGACCCAATGATCTCCTCCGGCCAGACCCTCATTCCGGCAATTCGTCGTCGCCGCTGCAAGCATCGAAATCCAGGCATTGCCGTCGCCTTTCGCCTCAGGGGAGCACACAAGAAGCATTCTGCAAGTAATAACAGTTCCCCTGTGAATTTTTGGAAAGGTTTACTGAAAAATACTGAGGCTGAGGCTTCGGCGAGGAAGCTCGTAGCAGGGTTGTGGCAGTGGCGGTTTCTGAACGGTGATGTTTTACGATATTCACCATCGTCCAAGTATCAG CTTGCTAACGGGAATGTAAAGATCACATTTCCTCATCGACGTCTCAATTGCGGAGAAAAactaaaagagataaaagatcAGCAAATGAAGCCAATAACCATCTTGCGTTCAAGAAATGGACTTCGCTGTGAG ctTGAATCTTCTATGCAATGTCTCAAATGTTCTAAAGAAGAGGCAACAAAATGGAACACTGCCCTTAATAATAATGAAGCATGCAACAAGTTTAATATGCTTCATGGAATGAAGCATgttgaagaaaaacaaattgtAGGTGACTGTTACTTTGGTGTCACTAATTTGCTAGAACTCCTACGCGCTCAGAGGTCCATCAATGAACTTAAGGCTACACAAAAGTCCTCTAAGAAAACAGTGGAACAATTTTTGCAGAATCTTGAAGACAAAAGGGTCTCCCAGAAGTGTAGAGAATGCCTCAAGATTGGAACAATGTTAGATAACATAAAGGACAAGTTGGCAAGGGAAAAAAGAAGTAGAGAAAGGATGGAGTTATTCAATACCAAATTGGTACATGAATTGGCTAAAACCAAGATTTCTGCAAAGCAGTATATGACaaactacaagaaagaaaagagagaaagaaaactgATAGAGGAAGTTTGCAACGAATTAGCCATGCAAGTAAGGGAAGACACGGCTAAGCTTGAGGTGTTGCTAAGCGATTCCGTGAAAATTTGCAAGGAGGTGGAAGAAGAGAGGGAGATGATGGAAATGGCTGAGCTATGGCGCGAAGAACGCGTGCAAATGAAGCTAGCTGATGTACAGTTTTTACTTGAAGACAAATATAATCAGATGGTCCAGTTGATTGCTTTTCTCCAAGTGTTTTTGAGATCAAGGGGTGCTGAACTAGACACCACTGAACTAGAGGACGCAGAGTTGATCAAACAGGTAGTTGAATCAGTAAATATCAAACGCATTCTGGAGCTTTCATATGATTTCTCAAAGTCAGATGACACAGTTTCCACTTTTGAGGAgctaagaaaagaaaacacagaagAGGGGAAGATTAAACCATGTTATTCCCATACCACACTTACTAGCCCTATGTCCACAATCTACATTGAAAATCTTGATGAAGAGTTGAATGAAAGCTCTATATTGCATCACAACAGTCCCTCCAGTGATTATAATTTTGGATTAGAACCAACTAATTATTCCTTAGAAACTATTGGTTATATTGAGGATCGGAAGTTTAGCTCAATGCCACAAAGAGGAGACACCTATTCTGTTAATGTTAATTACCAAGACAAGGATTTATTAGGTAGTGAAAAGGCATGTTTGGAATCTTTAAAGACAGGAGTTAATGGGGAATGTTCCGTATCTATTGGAGACTTAAAGAGGAAAGTTTGTCTTACTTCTAAACAACTAAGGTCATGCTCCAATAATGGTGGAATAACGATTTCTTCTACAAAATGTTCTCAACATAGAAGGCTAGGTGATGATGGTTGGCACAAACAAAAGGAGTGTAACCATAGACTTCCAACAAGTTCAATTCAGTGTCAAGGTTCTGTTGAAGGTAGCTTCAAACACTCAGAATTGTTGGAACAAGGAAACTCTACATACAATAACACGAACCCACACATAATACGTGGGATGAGAGGGTGCACAGAATGGCCACGAGGTATTCCAAAATCTAGTTTCGAAGTCACTCcttttggaaaggagagaaaagccaaaaatatcGGTTATACTTAA
- the LOC100806895 gene encoding plastid-lipid-associated protein, chloroplastic, translating to MASLSHLNKLLCMPPLNSSPSISPPRSSVGIWTKPVGRPRLLVRVRAVTSDDEWGPEKEEAYGGGVAVEEKPTKSETETEKLKKALVDSFYGTDRGLKATSETRAEIVELITQLEAKNPNPVPTDALTLLNGKWILAYTSFAGLFPLLSSGTLPLVKVEEISQIIDSLNFTVQNSVQFAGPLATTSISTNAKFDVRSPKRVQIKFEEGIIGTPQLTDSLEIPENVEFLGQKIDLTLFKGILTSVQDTATSVVKTISSRPPLKIPISNSNAQSWLLTTYLDEELRISRGDGGSVFVLIKEGSSLLTR from the exons ATGGCGTCTCTCTCTCACCTCAACAAACTCCTCTGCATGCCCCCGCTCAACTCTTCACCCTCTATTTCGCCACCACGCAGCAGCGTCGGAATTTGGACCAAACCTGTCGGAAGGCCGAGGCTACTGGTGCGTGTCCGAGCGGTCACGAGCGACGACGAGTGGGGGCCGGAGAAGGAGGAGGCGTACGGCGGCGGCGTAGCGGTGGAGGAGAAACCGACGAAGTCGGAGACGGAGACGGAGAAGCTGAAGAAGGCCTTGGTGGATTCGTTTTATGGCACCGATCGTGGACTGAAAGCAACGAGCGAAACGAGAGCGGAGATCGTTGAACTCATCACACAGCTCGAGGCCAAGAACCCTAACCCTGTTCCCACCGACGCCTTGACTCTTCTCAACGGAAAATGGATTCTCGC GTATACATCCTTTGCAGGTTTATTCCCATTGTTGTCAAGTGGAACACTACCATTGGTCAAGGTAGAGGAAATATCCCAGATTATTGACTCGCTGAATTTTACCGTCCAAAACTCTGTTCAGTTCGCTGGTCCTTTGGCCACCACCTCAATTAGTACTAATGCCAAATTTGATGTTCGAAGTCCAAAACGTGTGCAG ATAAAGTTTGAGGAAGGCATAATTGGCACTCCACAGCTTACGGACTCATTAGAGATACCGGAAAATGTGGAATTTCTGGGTCAAAAGATTGACCTTACACTTTTCAAAGGCATCCTTACCTCTGTCCAAGACACAGCCACATCGGTAGTGAAAACAATTTCAAGTAGGCCTCCCTTGAAGATCCCAATTTCCAACAGCAATGCTCAGTCCTGGTTACTCACCACATACCTCGACGAAGAATTGCGTATCTCAAGGGGCGATGGTGGCAGTGTGTTTGTTCTTATCAAAGAAGGAAGCTCTCTTTTGACAAgataa
- the LOC100804959 gene encoding uncharacterized protein has translation MSQLGVALQESLRTQREARSTILGLLREQMDGVDGGTRRRRSLKERFGFIGMGCCGASWGFRSDALSVNQGEQEQQQETDPGRVAAPECVGPAGSGSGMNLAAALAAERQLRVPQEEGGGVRAPWRVSLMRLLEETEGGDAATAEKEKEKEENVLGNDSVCCVCMGRKKGAALIPCGHTFCRVCSRELWLNRGSCPLCNRSILEILDIF, from the coding sequence ATGAGTCAACTCGGTGTGGCGTTGCAGGAATCGCTGCGGACTCAGAGGGAGGCCAGGAGTACCATTCTTGGGTTGTTGAGGGAGCAAATGGACGGTGTAGATGGTGGGACCCGCAGGAGGCGAAGCTTGAAGGAGCGGTTCGGATTCATCGGCATGGGATGTTGTGGGGCCTCCTGGGGATTCCGTTCTGACGCGTTAAGTGTCAACCAGGGAGAGCAAGAACAACAACAGGAAACGGATCCCGGTCGAGTAGCGGCGCCAGAATGTGTGGGCCCCGCGGGTTCGGGTTCGGGTATGAATCTTGCGGCGGCGCTGGCGGCGGAGAGGCAGCTCAGGGTGCCTCAGGAGGAGGGCGGTGGGGTGAGGGCGCCGTGGAGGGTGTCGCTGATGAGGCTGCTGGAGGAGACGGAGGGAGGGGACGCTGCCACGgcggagaaggagaaagagaaagaggagaATGTTTTGGGGAATGATTCGGTGTGCTGCGTGTGCATGGGGAGGAAGAAAGGTGCGGCGTTGATCCCATGTGGACACACTTTTTGCAGGGTGTGTTCCAGGGAACTGTGGCTTAATCGAGGCTCTTGTCCCCTTTGCAATCGCTCCATCCTCGAGATTCTCGACATTTTCTag